TATCAGCAGTTTGCATTACACAAAACTGGAGGGTCAATGCTATTCTGATGGTCAGGCTTATCTGATTATGTGGAAAAAACACCATCCTGGCAACAGAGCatatacattggccacctcagcTCCATAACCCAGTCAGTTCAGCAGATCTTTGAGGTGCTTTAGTTTGACTATTAATGATTCATCACTATTCCTTGAAAAAAGCCCTATGAtaactgatttcatttcctcGAGGCCTCAAAGTTAGTTCATTTCCATTGTAATACACTTTGAAAGCACAATGCCCCTTGCCACACGTGGGCAGACTTGTCCTCCAGACCCTGCACCCATCTGCTAGGTCTTGCTCCAGTGATATTTTGGCCATAGAGGAGTTACAGCAAGGCTTCCCAAAGGGCTGTCATTAATATTTGCAGCTTCTTTTACTGGAAACTTTGCAGACATGCTTGTATGAGCCTAAAAGTCGAGAAGCAGACAGGATGATTAACTGAGTGTGGTGTGTGTTTCTGTCATTCTTCAGAGTCAGGGAATGTTCATGACTGGGTGAGTATCCCTTCCTTTGGCCATGTGTTAggaagagttttgtttttaagatgtttCAGAATTCCTccccctccctggtggctcagatggtaaagcatctgcctgcaatgcgggagacccgagttcgatcccagggtcaggaagatcccctggagaaggaaatggcaacccactccagtattcttgcctggagaatcccatggacagaggagccctgtgggctacagtccatggggttgcaaagagtgggacacgactgagtgacttcattttctttctttccaccaCCCCCGCGGGCACATACTGAAGTAAAAATTACAAGACAGCAGAATTCCCTCACGCCCGTTGATTTATGTGTCCCTCGTGCTCTGCCTCCACCCAACCACAAGTAGGGGGTCTACTCACTTTCACTTCCGGGTCGGGAGAGGCTGGATACCAAGGACCTTGAGTGTGTGATGGGTTATGTGTGTACCAAAAGATGTCAAGACCAAGTATATATCAGGAAATGGTTAGGTATTAGCTCTCCAAACTGAGTGGAAAATATGAATGGTCCccataaaacttaaaaacataaCCATAAAACATAAAAGAGCGAAGTTTTGCTCTTTAGAGAAAAATTCCTTCCTCATACCCTGATAAAACTTCATGCTAAAATAAtgcaatattaaaaatttatatatcatCCTTAGAAAATAATCTGGAGGACCCtgcattaaaaacaaaccaaaaaggtCAACCAGTCTTGATCCAGTgcctcgctgctgctgctaagtcgcttcagtcgtatccgactctgtgcaaccccatagatggcagcccaccaggctcctccgtccctgggattctccaggcaagaacattggagtgggttgccatttccttctgcagcgcatgaaagtgaaaagtgaagtaaagttgctcagtcacgtccaactcttcgcgaccccagggactatagcctaccaggcatatccatccatgggatattccaggcaagactactggagtggagagCTGCCACAAATACAGTCATTCCCGCCTCTCCCCCAATCTCCCCCTAAGAGGGCGGGAACAGAGCTGTTGTAAGAAAGGGTAGAATGACGCACGGTGCAGGTTACAGGGAATGACTCAGACAGCCGAGGCTCCCTGAGCCACAGAAAGTTCTGGGAAATAAACCTGCTAGACAACATTATTAGAATGTTATAATAATGACAGAAGATATATGATAATGATATAggaatccattttaaacatatagTCCTTTGAGCTTCACAGGATGATACAATCTTTATCTTGTTGAAAGGACTTGCTTCCTTTCTCTGACCACCCCTCcctgctttctttcccttctgtgTGTGTAGGGAAATTGTTTCAGAGTTTAGTAAGCAGTGTcatgaaatacttaaaaaaaattaagtgaatagTAAAATCTATTCTGGTTCATTTCTACAGTGAAAGAAATGAACAGTTCTTGTAGCCATCAGATCACACACCTTATTTTATGACTTAGTTTAAAAATGCAGTTCAGTGTAAAGATCTAAGTGGTAAAGTAAATCTAtcctaaaattttaattacatctACATTACAAAATCcagaatttttaataaatcataAAATTGGTGCAATAACTCACAAAGCAAGTTCTTGATCATGAATACTTCATTTTGAAGTTTTAGCATCTTGGATTGTTAGAAATAATGCTTAATTTGAGAACAACATCTATGTTGAATGCATATTTTGCAGTACTTGACAAAATTTCCAGCAAATACTGAGATATTTTTgataattattctttattttgacTGCAGAATTTAACTGAATTGAAAAGAGGCTAATTTAATTAGTTTCTTTTCTAATAGACTTTTAAATAAAGCTGCCTACAGTgacaaaactatggttttctgctttgcaaattgaTTCTCTTTAAATCTGATTGTTCATTCACttgttgattcattcattcataactCTTGGAATGACCTTAAATCAAAACCAGAGCAAAATATTTAGGTGAGTAACAGTGATTTCTCTAAGAGCTGAATTCTAAAGCTCCACACATTTATCCTTCCATCTGTCCAATCCACCTAAGGCTAGAACTTCAGAGTCTTTGATGACTATGTATTAATTGATTAGACAGTCCTTAAACAGTCTTTTCTAAATATCACTGGTTTCAGTCAACCTTTTGTAGGTGCTGAAGAAAAGACTGAACTCTCTGACAAAGATTCAGCATACATTGCCGAATGAAAGCAGATCTTCTGACTTTGGCAACTAAGAGAACAGAGATGGTGAGTGAAGCCCAGTTTGGCAGCCTGAAAAGACATGGTAGGTTGTAGACCACAAACCTACAAGGAAATGGGTCCCAGGGATTTCTGCAGGCCCAGCCAGCAGTTCCTTTAGGAAACAGCCTGAATTTGTTCCAACTTTGAACAAAGAGTCTATTGTCTCCTGAGTTTCATACCCAATGTGGTGATTTTCAAAACCCAAAATTTTTTTcatcctggagtttgctttcAAATGATATGGTATCTAGAACCCTCGTGTATGAAATAGCAAAAGTGTTGATGCTTTGGTTGAAAGAAAGTGGAGAGCCTGGTACACAGGGGGTTTGGGACAAGACATTTCTTAAAGCTGCTCTGCCAGTCACTCACCACAGTCAAgaagctttagtaattttctcatGGATTATTCCATTACCTGTTCATAGACGAAATTAATTGCAAAATGTAGACCCAGGAAACCGAATGGCATGACCTATAATAATTTAATGAAGATTGGTGAATTTTGCAGATTAtgaaaataatagttttatttgcATTGTGGTTAGGGTagtagttgggcttccctgtggctcagactgtaaagagtctgcctacaatgcaggatacccagatttgatccctggtttgggaagatcccctggagaaggaaatggcaacccactccaatattcttgcctggaaaatcccatgggccgaggaacctggtgggctacagttcatggggttgcacagaattggacatgactgagcgattaacactagTAGTTAATTGGCAGTGCAATAAAGTCACATCAGATGTGACTTCAAATATATGTGctcagtcagaaaaacaaaagaaacaaaaaacttagAAATCCACCAAGAATTAAGTAAGATTTATATGCAGTAAACTACAAAACTCTACTaaatgagaggaaaggaaacctAAATAAACTCTTATGGAATTTTCTTGAGAAATTTGTCAAGCTAGTTCTGAAATtcatctggaaaagaaaatgtatgaaaCATCCAGTGTCACCCTCTTGGGCATTAAATGTATAGTTAAGCTTTAGTAATTAAAACAGTTCCTGGCTTAGTAATAGATTAGTGGGAGAGAATAGGGAGTTCTGAAGCTGGCCCATGATTAATGGAGATTCATACAAGATTTTGGATGGAAGTTTAGATCACTGTGGAAAAAAAGGGAATCTTCAATAAATTATGGGCAGATTACTGACTttccatttgggaaaaaaaaataaaattagagtttTTCCTCATACCAAAGTATGCAGTGAAAATAAACTCCAGATGGACCATGGATTTAATTGGAAAAACAAAGCTATCAAAGAAGGAGactaaaaaaagtagaaaatggcaaagaAAACAAGACAGTGGGAAAATCACTGCTCACCCTTACACTTCTTTGCTCAGGGAAATGAAACTGCCCATTGGGTTTCCAGGAAAACCAATAATGTCCAGTAGTAGTGAAGACTGGGGAAACCACACAGTCTCATTTATGAGTAGCGATGGTGTGAATTGGTATGGCCTTGCAGGggaaaacaattttattgaagCTGTTATAATTTAGAGAAGTTCCACTTAAAGACATTGGCCTCAAAGAAAGACTTGGGCATGTGCCCAGAGTTTTACGTATAAGAATGTTCACTATTGCATTGTTTGTGATAGTGAAAACTTGTAAGCAGTAGGGGAGTGGTTACATAAACTATGATACCACGCTGGATGCACATAGCAGGTACCCACACAGCAGTTAACAGGAGTGAAGTAGATCTGGGTAGCCTGCCAGGGAAAGAGTTCTAAGACAGATTTGTAAGTGAATGAAACACGTTGAAGAACAATGTGCATGGCATGACACCATTTGTGTAAAAGATATCTCCATATAATTACATGTTTATGGACACGTATACCTtttagatgtcttttttttttttttttgctgctaatgaaacttttattttaatgagtCACAGTTAAACATTCAAACTGTTGAACAATCTTCAGAGAAAACTGGAATGTGCAAGGCTGAGTTCGCTTTAGATATCATCAATGTCTTCATCATCATCTCTGATGTCATCAAACTGGATTTCATCATCATCTCCAGGACCAAATGtatcagtttcattgattttagCATGTTCTGGAAGCTCGCCATATGCTTTCAGGCTTCTAGCCTCATCTGCATTGTATTTTAAGATTACATCAGTTTTATTATCCTGGTAGTCCCGTAGACCAACCAATATAATGTCTGAGGTATTTATCCAGACCTTCTTTCTCAGTTTCCCTCTGATGTGGCACAATCTCTTAACACCATCGAAGCACATCGCTTCCAATTGTCCATTTCCCAACATTTTGATCACTTGGGCATACTCTTGCCCATCTTCTTTGAACACCAGCTCTCTCTTTTCAGATTCATTCTCATTTTTGCCTCTGCGTCTGTTTTTACCTCCTTTACCTTTATTCTTAGGCATGGCGGTGACGACGCACTTGAGGCGTCTCCGACTTCTCTCCGGGTGGTGGCGGCGACTCCTCCGAAGGGAGACGCATGAGAGAGGGTGACACGAACCGGCTGCGAGAGACCGGGTCGCGTCTGCGGGAGTCTAGCGACGGACGTCTTCCGAGATCCGCCTTCACCGACGTTctagatgtatttttaaaggtCTGGAAAGGTACCCAAGATGAATTATAGTGTTTTACCTCtggtggttttgttgctaagttacgtccgactcttgtgacctcatggactgtagcctgccaggttcctctgtccataggattctctaggcaagaatagtggggtgggttgccatttccttctccaggggatcttcctgacccaggaattaaactcaaatctcctgcattgccggcagattctttaccgattgagTTATGAGCTCGGGAGCCAAGAATAATGTTGCTTCAGTGGTGATAGTGATAGTGGGATGGGGCTGGTAGTCAAGGAAGACATTGTATTTTgggtatgaaagtgaagttgctcagttgtgtctgactctttgtgaccccgtggactgtagcccaccaagctcctccgtccatgggattctccaggcaagaatactggagtgggttgccatttccttctccaggggaccttcctgacccagggatcaaacccaggtctcccgcattgcaggcagatgctttaccctctgagccaccagggaagccctggtaggtATTATTTTGGGTATTATTAAGTATATTATTTGGCACAATAAATTCAACAAGACTATGTTTATTGCTCATGCACTTaagcataatttatttttaaaaaacaagggaaagggctttcctggtggctcagtcataaagaatcctcctgccattgcaggagacacaggttagatccctgatcccagaagatcccacatgctgtggagcaacgaaGCATCTGCTCCACAGCTGCTgggcctgtgttctagagccagagagcctcaactgctgagcccacgagcCTGGAGACTGTGCtacgcaacaagagaagccgcagcaCTGAGAACTCCATGCACTTACAACCACGgatagcccctgcttgctgaaactagaaaaaagcctgGACCTCCACGAAGACCCCGCCCAGCCACACGCCCTCCCAGTTAATCAACTGAATGAATGAGGAAAAGTATCAACTACTTTTTATTACTTGATCAATTCAGAAAGCTACAAGTTTGAAAACTGACAAGAAATCTAGTTGAAAGAAAAAGTGTTAAAAGCCAGGTAGTGACTCAAGATCTGGGAACTGATTGTGCCACGTGGAGGagggcagtgattttggattgaGACATAGATATCCGACAGTCCGCTCATTCCGTGGTCCTCCAGTGAAGAGAATCCAGCAGGGATCTCAGAATAGACATCCTGGCCATTTATCCTCAAGGCAGAGAGTTCTGGTTAGCTCTGGACTTCCTTTAATGCTTCTGGGAGAGTGAGCTGCAAGGACCTGGGACACAGTCACTTTCCTACTTAGGCAGCAAACTCACAGAGCACCTGTCTCCAGCAGGTACTCTGACAAGATACACtgtcatcccttctttcttttttcttcccttatcTGCATGTTGCATGTTTTGAGAATAAGCAAATGTTTGAGAAATATTGTGTGATGTACTCTTGCATTATTtcaacttatttattcattcagatgGCTGCATATTGCACAACTTCTGAGGACACACTGGATGAGGCCCCACCCCCATCCTATGTTGTGCAAATTGGTGGTCTTTGGTTTCTTGAGAGCAGTCTTAAGCGGTTCAAGACCACAACTCTGATGACATTGATTACACACCCTAACACTGCCTTGGTtttcctcccttcttctcctcttATTACAAACACCTGGTTGGGAAATTGTTCAATCATGTTTTCTTCTGAGATGTTGGTATTCAGAGTGCTGGAAGAGGAATGCTGTAGGTGAGGGGCCTTCAGAATCGTGTTTGGGGTCATGACAGTGTAGAGTGGAGGAAGAGGAACCTTCTCCGTGTCCTGGGAGGTGTTTGGCCATGGGGAGATCACAGGCTTTGTTCAGATCTCAGCTCAGTTATTtaccaactgtgtgaccttgggtagatTCTGTGTCTTCTCTAAATCTGTTTTCAGCTGTCTGTGGCTTTGCGTTAAACTGCTCCCACTCCCCCCCACGTATTCCCTTGTGAGGAACCAAGATGCCATTCGTTTCCTGGCATTCCCTGACCTTCTTTGCTCTCACTGGTGTTTTCAGGTTTCAGCCAGAGGGCATTTCCTTTGCCCGTCTTTCCCCAGATCATCCCCAGAGACACATCTGTTCACTTAGTCCTCGAACTCTTCCCCTCTCTGTCACCAGTTCTAGTGCCACCGTCCTGCAGAAAATGCTGTCACTGTGTCTCAGGTTAAGGGCTTTATAGTTGGAATCAGAACCTGGAATGGAACTGGATCTCCCCACTTTTCATGAACACTTCTTGCTCTGGTATATTACACTGTGTTACATGGCCAGATTCCCATGCTTTGCACTAGAAAAATGCTAGAAATTCTACTCCCTCCTGGATGATGAAAACATGGATGTTTTGCTTTGTCTTTATAATGAAATGTAGATTTCCTTTGGAAACTATGTTAAAGAATGATTCTTGTTTcttaaattaaaattgaaaacctttttaattaaaaaaaccaaaactgtaTTGATTGGTTTCCTAATCTAAACGTCAAACTTGTTTCTTGGTCCTGTGtcattttcaattcagttcagtcactcagtcgtgtccaactctttgtgaccctatgaatcacagcatgccaggcctccctgtccatcaccaactcctggagttcactcagactcatgtccgtcgagtccatgatgccatccagccatctcatcctctgtcgtccccttctcctcctgcccccaatccctcccagcatcacagtcttttccaatgagtcaacttgtcccatgaggtggccaaagtactggagtttcagctttagcatcattccttccaaagaaatcccagggctgatctccttcagaatggactggttggatctccttgcagtccaagggactctcaagagtcttctccaacaccacagttcaaaagcatcaattcttcggcactcagctttcttcacagtccaactctcacatccaaacatgactactggaaaaaccatagccttgactagacggaccttagtcggcaaagtaatgtccttgcttttatttttgttttatttatttatttatttttaattttactttattttactttacaatactgtattggttttgccatacattgacatgaatacaccacgggtgtacatgcgttcccaaacatgaccccccctcccacctccctccccataacatctctctgggtcatccccatgcaccagccccaagcatgctgtatcctgtgttggacatagactggtgattcgattcttacatgatagtatacatgttacaatgccattctcccaaatcatcccaccctctccctctccctctgagttcaaaagtctgttatacacatctgtgtcttttttgctgtcttgcatacagggtcgtcattgccatctttctaaattccatatatatgtgttagtatactgtattggtgtttttctttctgggttacttcactctgtataatcggccccagtttcatccatctcatcagaagtgattcaaatgtattctttttaatggctgagtaatactccattgtgtatatgtaccacagctttcttatccattcatctgctgatggacatctaggttgtttccatgtcctggctattataaacactgctgcgatgaacattggggtacatgtgtctctttcaattctggtttcctcggtgtgtatgcccagcagtgggattgctgggtcataaggtagttctatttgcaattttttaaggaatctccacactgttctccaaagtggctgtactagtttgcattcccaccaacagtgtaagagggttccctcttctccacaccctctccagcatttattgcttgcagatttttggatcgcagccattctgactggtgtgaagtggtaccccattgtggttttgatttgcatttctctaataatgagtgatgttgagtatcttttcatgtgtttgttagccatccgtatgtcttctttggagaaatgtctatttagttatttggcccattttttgattgggtcgtttatttttctggaattgagctgcataagttgcttgtatatttttgagattagttgtttgtcagctgcttcatttgctattattttctcccattcagaaggctgtcttttcactttgcttatattttcctttgttgtgcagaagcttttaattttaattagatcccatttgtttatttttgcttttatttccagaattctgggaggtggatcatagaggatcctgctgtgatttatgttagagagtgttttgcctatgttctcctctaggagttttatagtttctggtcttacatttagatctttaatccattttgagtttatttttgtgtgcggtgttagaaagtgatctagtttcattcttttacaagtggttgaccagttttcccagcaccacttgttaaagagattgtctttactccattgtatattcttgcctcctttgtcaaagataaggtgtccatatgtgtgtggatttatctctgggctttctattttgttccattgatctatatttctgtctttgtgccagtaccatactgtcttgatgactgtggctttgtagtagagcctgaagtcaggcaggttgattcctccagttccattcttctttctcaagattgctttggctattcaaggttttttgtgtttccatacaaatcttgaaattatttgttctagttctgtgaaaaataccgctggtagcttgatagggattgcattgaatttgtaaattgctttgggaagtatactcattttcactatattttacTCTTACTGTGTCCTAATATGTGGACAGACTCAAGAACACTTTCACTTAATTTACCACTTTTTGGTCTTGTGCTGTTGTTGTCATACATGTTAATTCcatatattttccattattatattaaaaaatttttcaaatgtacagaaaagttaaaagaagTTCACAGTGAATGCTCATCTACCTAACACCTAGACTTCACCATTCACATtatacaattttttgttttttatcattataaaatgtttttctctatttccagaAATACTGTTTGCTTTGAAATCAATGCCTCGAGGTAACTGAATTTCTTCTTATTCCTACCAATAGAGAAATACTTTAAACCCTGAGTTTAAGCATAGTTCTATTGGCAGCTGTTGAATGAACCCTTGGGGATTATTATGGGAATGGTTTTGTCAGGCAGACAACAAAACAAATAATTCTCAGACATAGAAACAAAACTACACTATCCTCTTGGAGGATAAGTTTATGAGATACCAAAGTGGTGGCTACTTGTATAAGAATTTTGCAAAAGCTGATCTGGGGGTGTCCTGATTGCTAAAGCCGTGTGGAGAAGATTTAGTCCTGTGATTTATTGGGATAACTagataaaaatgaacagaaaagattGCTCCAAGAGGGGTGAGTATGTTGTTGAATGTAGTCCTGTCCTTGCTTGCTGATTTTCTttgcttaattaattaattcaggaACCGTCTGATTGACTAATTGTATATCCTTAATTTTATAGTTGGCATGGCTGATGAGATGATGTATGTTGAATTACTGTAAGCAAAAACTTGCTTTGCTTTTGATTCCAATTCATCCTAATGAAACATGTTCATGTTTTACTGGGCTTGAGCTAAATCATTACATTAGTGGAACTGCCATCAGAGATTGCTATAAACATTTCCGTTACACTAATTGCCATGATTTAGTCCAATTCTATGAAAAAACTAAAGAGCAAAATGACCCTcttatagatatttttttcttagaacaTAGAAAAAATATACCCATAATTGCCTGATGACACAGTTTTTAATCtacaaaaatagaattttaaaataaaatgatggttGTCGTTTGACATGAAGGCGGCGTATTTGATTTTCAGATTGTTATTATTTGTGTTCCTACAGCCATGAATTGCAGTTATTGTTTGCTGTTGTCTTTTGACCTGTGGAACTGTGCTGAAAACTTAAATAAGATCCAAAGACCAAGATTTGTATTGGGATAGGAATATCCCAATATGCTATAGGAATTCTTCCTTAGATAGTTAGAACCTTTTTTGTGGACATACAGGAACcttttcctaggtggctcagtggtagagaatcctcctgccaatgcaggagatgcaagaactgtgggttcgagccctgggtggTAGtggtgttgttgttttctttctgtttgtgtgtatgttttcttATCTCTGTATTTCATGTTACAAGCTCTCCCCAGTTGTCTGATATGCTCAGTTATCTGCTCATATTtaagaagaagaggagaaaacttATTGGAAACTCTGAACAGTGAGATGGGCTTGCCAACTGGGAACTGCCTCTGGAATAGGGGTTCCCAAACTTTCTCATCCGTGGCTCCCCTAGAGTCTCAATCATTTATTCATGTCATCCCTAGGGACAAAGGAATGCCTAGGAGTTTTCCTTATTAGGCAGTGAGATCCAAAGAA
This window of the Capricornis sumatraensis isolate serow.1 chromosome 3, serow.2, whole genome shotgun sequence genome carries:
- the LOC138075999 gene encoding eukaryotic translation initiation factor 1A, X-chromosomal-like: MPKNKGKGGKNRRRGKNENESEKRELVFKEDGQEYAQVIKMLGNGQLEAMCFDGVKRLCHIRGKLRKKDNKTDVILKYNADEARSLKAYGELPEHAKINETDTFGPGDDDEIQFDDIRDDDEDIDDI